The following nucleotide sequence is from Nymphalis io chromosome Z, ilAglIoxx1.1, whole genome shotgun sequence.
TCCTAAATTTCATACATAATTAATGTTTgtggatatattaataattcgttCTGATTTTGTATCTTAAGGCCTCGTCTTTACTCGAAAATTACTTTTCAAAAGcatgtagttaaaaaaatatttagtaattatttagtttCTCTACAGTaatgagatttaaattttttgtgacGTTATTATTTTCCCACATATTTTATTAGGAACTAATtactagaaaataataaatataattaaaaaaaaatcatttttatgggTTGAGTAAGACTTTATTCTGTGAACGTTgcaaacgcctttaacagtctcccaTTTGAGACGATCAGGGTGACACTCCGATACCATGGGGTACCGAGCTATCTAAGGAGACTGTTGGAGACTGACCTTCAGGATTGGGAGGTCGTCTGGGCGGTGGGCGACGGGAAGTTGGTCCGGCGTCGAGTAGGCTCCGGCGTTCCACAAGGGTTACgtcggttctcggcccaatcctgtgaaACGTCGGTTTCGATTGGCTCCTGAGAGCTCCCGTCCTTCCCGGTAAGGGGGTGCTGTATTACGCAGACGACATCCTCATCACAGCGACGGGGCGGGACTTTCAGAAGGCGGCCAGCCTCGCCGCAATTGGAACAATTTTCACCGTGGACCAGATGGAAATGCTGGACCTGAAGGTCTCCATATCCAAAACGGCGGCCCTTCTCTTATTACGGCCCACGGAGGGACCTGCTTGTAACACCGTCCACGGAACGGTGGTCAACGTGCGTGATTCATCTGGTCCTGATCCTAGACgggcgatggagcttcaggcagcacttCGGGCGACTCGGCCTGTAGCTCTTCAACGTCGTCGCCGTGGAAGAACCTGGATCGCAATGCCGGTGTAGTGTGTCCCGATATGGATCGACGCGCTCACCGCTCAAACAGGAACTCAACTCTACAGGACTCTTGCGACCTctcatagcggtgagggcgaTTAGagggtaccgtacggtgtcttgGGCAATGGCGCTACTCCTCGCGGGTCATCCGCCTTGGGAACTCTAGGCAGAGGTTCTCGCTGAGGTGTACTGCTTCCAGGCCGAGCCGAGAGACCGCGGTGACCATCCCGTCCAGGGTCTGCGGAGGTCGGGGATAtaagggctctagcccagcaaacCCTGATCGCCCGATGAGAAGAGGATCTGGGGTCCTCCATGGTGGACCTGGCAACAGTAGTAGTGGTATCGAGGCATGCTCTCATTCAagttgacgcaggtacttaccgacctacggcatgcgcaagcgatcccgtgacgctcctTTAAAACGAAAAGGGTACCGCAGGTTTTATTGTGGGTTTCCGATGTCCGGAGCGCACTCCGAGTCTTGGACTCTGCCTGCCTTCTGCAACAGACTTTTTTGAGGTTATTTTCACCGCAAGGCTGCTGAAACCTCACCCATCTGGTTTTTTGATCAAGAGTTTCGGTTACACCAGCTATTGGTCGGTCGCTAGTGCTTAGTCTGTTGTCTAGCAGGAAGTACAACGGCAAGAACCGCGCAGAGGCGCGCGTGCAGGTAAGGTTGACAGTTAGGCCAGGTtagataaacaaaacaaacaaactaactcactttcgcatttataatattagtaaggatgttAACTTTAAgtacttcaaataaataaacaatgtgaATTTTATCATTCTTACATATTAAATACCTAACACTTGACGCATAACTACAGCTAGTGCAGTGACAGTTGAAGTTTTTTAGCCCATTTACCGGgacaaaatttcaaatttcacatTCTTTTGGAtgtcaataacatttttttgattACTTTCAGCTGATACATCTCAGTTGGAGACGGTACCTCAACCACTCCATGAGATTTTGGGTaagactataaatatataatatacaaattattatagataataacattaatactctaaatatatattttttataagtgtaaATACAAATGTaccgaatattaaatattaatttatgatgtGCAGCATTGCGATTTAAATAGTGAAAGGGAGGGGTCATCGATAAttgtattgttaatatatatatattatgaatataatatatatttttttttatttcttctcttaataaattatttctttggtTGCAAGTAATTAAGttgaaaaaatagtatatcttaaatatattgcaACCAGCACTGCGAATTTAATAGTTTGTATGGACAATGTAGTTTCTATGTTGTCAACAATTTTCTAAATAAAGGAATTAacatagtaaaattttaataagtaatttttacaaTCCATCTCGCCGCCGCCTGTACCCGTCTCAATGTCGTTGTGGCATCGGGCGAGCTAACAACGATGATCGCGGATGGACTCGACTAGCGTGTGCTATTTATATTCGTCGAATATTTTTCGTCACCTGGATTTTATTTGGTATAAATGTGTATCACAAAGGCGTTACCACGCCAATAGTCAATTTCGTTGATTGTCTGGAATGAAaagattatttcatattttataaagtggttcattttacaagatttacttaatttatattattttgatgtttttcaGATATACCTAAATATTCTGATCTGGATGAGTCTTACTCGAGGAGTGGTGCATGTAAgtctttacatttattttattgaaccgTTATATACGTTGCAATTTTATCGGCGGTTTTGATGATTGTTAGTGGTTCATTTGTTTGACTTCGTTCTTTCTAAATGTCTAACTTTTACCAAGTATGATAGCAcacatgaataaatatatttaacgctTTTTGAGGAGCTTATTCGATGCCtttacttaataaaagttattccGCGCGGGGTCCGGGTCTGTCATTATAAAGatgcaaaataattatagaagtGATTTGAAGCTTTTATGGTTTTCTCCCGccgcaccaacccgcattggagcagcgtggtggaataagctccaaaccttctcaaaatgaggagaggaggtctttagcctagcagtgggacattcacaagctgtttcAGATGGTTTTCTCTGTCACTTTTGACATCTCTATTTAGTAGTGAGCAGTCACACCTCCCGCGCGTTGTGATTCTCAATAGTAATTTGCAACTTACATAATATTGATAagaatgacattttatttatcaatgataCTTAGCATAAAATTACCTTGATCTTTTATAATACAAAGAAGAAGAAAACTCAATTTtgtatgaaagaaaaaaattatgaattattaaatgtcaTAGAACAAGTAGCTTAGTGACAagcgttattattaatatacagtaaaaaacagtaacagtctgtgtaTTAGccataaggcctcctctcccttttgaggagaaggtttggacttattccaccacgctgctccaatgcggtttggtagaatacacatgtggcagaatttcaatgaaattagacacatgcaggtttcctcacgatgttttccttcaccgttaagcacgagatgaattataaacacaaattaagcacatgaaaattcagtggtgcttgcccgggtttgaacccacgatcataggttaatattcacgcgttcttaccactaggccatcggcATTATTAATATGCTCGTGTGGTATTCGTGTtttaacaaataacatatattcaggtatatgtaaataatgtattcaaaataaatggACCGAACGAAGCAacgaaaaacatattatttgaaataaagttttgtGTAAACTTTGTCAAAGTTTCCATTATTGCGAATTCAATAGATTAGTTGCATAAAGGATAatgtagttattatttatattggtaataaatttttaaataatgaactcACCCGTAGTGATTGATTATCATTTTGCAGATGAGAATGAGGCTCCAGCAAACGCTTTTTCGCTTTATAGTAGTAAAGGAATCAAAAACTGGATGAGTAAGTCGGAAGCTGCAATTGCAATTCCTAATAACGGTAAGGAAAATTTATAAATCCTCAAGACATTTCAAATACAAGACTCCGAGATATAAAAGTAGTGTTTGTCAATGATCGATTGTTAATGATAATATAGACAAGCGACGTCCATTAGTTACTTAAGCAAGACGCAATGTTTGATTTGGAATGTTTAGATCTTCCTCTTATTAAGTTACACGTTTTATGTGTGTAATAAAGCGGATCATAACTTTGTTTACCTCCCTTCCGCCTTAATATCCATCAACCTCTAGTACCCCAATTCATTAAAATGATTTGTCTATACACTGCAGATACAGATAGTATACAAGAAAACTGTACAGAATATTCGACGCACCAATATCATTCTCTTCAAGCAACGGCCAATGAAGTGGACGACGGCGCGGTTGCAGGTCCTTCTACCTTGTATGAACAATATGATTCGCCTTCTCCTACTCGCACTCCTACACCTACGCCTACTCCTACGCCTACTCCTACTCCTACTCCTGTTCAAAATCGAAGGAGCCAGAGAAAAACTACTTCAAACACTACaccgaaaaataaaacaacacgtACAACtagacaaaagaaaaatatgaatactaCTCAAACCTCAGATCGGGCAAAAATTTTAGAGGCACCTGTATTTAAACCGACAGAAGAAGAATTTAAAGTAAGAATATTAgcatttcatacatttttttaacgtgGTTAgtaatatttgacaaaaatacattatattttcaggACCCAATAGCGTATTTACAAAAAGTGATGCCAGAAGCCGCTAAATTCGGTATATGCAAAATTGTTGCACCTCCGGGGTTTAAGCCGGAGTGTAAGCTCGATGATTCAATTCGTTTCACTGCAACGAATCAATATATTGGAAGATTATACAGTCGATGGGGTCCGGTAACACGTGAAATATGTGCCTTGCGCTCATTTTTGCAATCACAAAATATACCGTTTATTCATGCGCCCTTAGTAAGTGtcaaaatgttgttattattttcaatgaaacgtaatactttttatttttgatcGATTTAAGTAATTGTGTACATTATTGtagtaacaatatataaattatttttagatggAAGGCTTAGAAGTTAATTTACCGAAGCTGTTTCAATTTTTACAACGACAAGGCGGGCTCAAGGCGAAATTAAAAAGCCGCACATATTTAGATACGAGGAAGTGGGGGAGATTAGCGGAGGAACTCAGATATCCAAATATAAACGCTTCGGCAAAAAAACTAgatcaaatatatgtaaaatatttgttaccgTACGACGCTCTCACTCAAAGTAAGTTTTAGCGACATAGTATGACAGTAAACCATTGGAAAATAACTTGAGCTAGAACTTGGGAAACAGAAACTTCGTTATATGTGGAATCTTTGTATTCTAATTGGATCACAAAttaacttttgtttaaaaatttttttatctgtgttgtTTTAATACTCTGTTGTgggattttttatattgatatattattaaatataataaaaaagaggagattgataaaagaaaatatataaaaagaacataGTTTCTATTGCTATTTTGTCTATCTCCCTTAAAATAACTACTACGACAGAAATTTATCGTATAAACTTAtgttgttttcattaatttctaataaagtaatataatagcTACTTTGAAATAACTGCTTAATTGAGATAAAATCGTAAATCttcctaatttattttgtttttactctttcgataacaaaaatataaaatgtctaaATCCCAGAGGAACGTCAAGAACTTGCGGAGAAAATGGATAAGAGATGGTCAAAACGAAATGACAAATTGTTACAACGAGCGCGAAATCCACTACATCGCCAAAAGAGATTGTTAGGGGAGTCTGAATCGTCAGATGAAGACGATAATGAAGAAACCCAACAAATAACTGCAACGCTCAATGACGCGGAAGAGTGTGTTATTCGTGGTCGACTTATGAATCTAGTTAACTTTAGAAAGGTAAATATTTTGGAAAAAGTGaaagcatataaaataaatttaaaaatgaatggaTTACCATGAATATCAGAGCCAGGATCTGATTTTCAGCATTAGACGCAGGcatgataaaataatacagtatccccttttttacaaattcaaagAGCTATCAAAACTCATTAACTTGTGTCACTTCAGATAGCCAAGACCGCAGTCAAAATATTCTTCCCATCGAAAAAAAAGACCGCCGATATCGAGTCGCAATACTGGAAGCTTGTGCTTCTCGGCAATGAGCACGTGTGCGTCAATACTGCGTCGATTGACACTGGAACAGATGGCCATGGATTtaccaataataaaaatgagcCTTACGGCAAACATCCATGGAATTTAAAGGTaggaatatttttaagaataaatcattttaatggtttatatatttattatattggcaAGTGTTTTTGTTTAGATGATGAGTCAGCATCATGACAATGTTCTCCGTTTGCTCGGTCCCGTACTAGGAGTTACACTTCCCACCCTTCAGTTCGGCATGATTTACTCAACAAGTTGCTGGCATCGAGACCCCCATGGTCTGCCTTGGATGGAGTACATGCATATGGGACCTCCAAAGATATGGTGAATATGTCGCAAgcgaatgtatatttttttataattcttagcCAATTTGCGAATCCTTAAGTTTATTGTCTgttgttacaattaatatttttgaacgtaattttttgtttgtctgttttGGCTaagccttttttatttaaagttcacATCGAAGTCACACAGTTGTTCATTAATAATagggatatatttttatatattgtatagaagtcttttattatttattcctggtatattatgtttttttacgtCAAGTAGAAAAATGGCAAATGAGGTtccaaatattattaacttttacataaatattatcatttacagTTTGATCATACGAAAGTATTATGTTTTAGGTATGGTATACCGGATACGGAGAGTACCAGATTTCGGCGCGCGGTGGAAAACCTTTGTCCGACTGCTTGTCAGAACAAATCAATATGGCTCCCATCAGATATAACAATGATCCCTCCACCCCTTTTGCTGGAGCGGAAAGTCTCGATGGCACGTGTAGTTCAAAAACCGGGAGAATATATCGTGGTGCTCCCGAAAGCATATTCGAGCTCCATCTGTACAGGCTTTACTGTCTCGGAGAGTGTTTATTTCGCGACCAGTTATTGGGTTAAAACTGTTAACCATGTTTTTCAAGTAAGTTTTAtgagcattttaatattttattcaagagataataggtgtttttttattttatttttgccgaattataaaagaaatggaAACTGCTCAAcaacatctaaaataaatataacttgttaactaacaaataaaacaacgaATATGATATTCAGTgcgtaaaacaaaaaaatatccgACCACTCACAACTATAATAAACAATGATATACTCTCTAGATCTGAGCCGCAAAAATACTTaggtttaatttatatgtatgtataaatatacattaatgttaatttaaaaaaaaaaaaaaattaaaatcgctATATAGCTCACTGcacatctatataaaaaaactcggCTACATCAATTTCATTATCGGTATTACTActcactaatataaaatatacacacagCCTAAGAtatgactataaaataaatctcttaTTATTCAAGAATCAAATACGGCAATAGAAGCGTTCTATTATATAACGGggtaaaattacataatagttTACCGAATATGTtgccatattatataaatattatataattttacgtactaataataattagttgttTAATGTATACATTCTAAATATTGTGTTTCTTAAAATGTTTGTCGTAGGAGTTGCGTGAAAGTTGTGAACCCACTATGTTCTCGCTGGAACAACTGCTGATCGCTTTAGCTCGCGACAAGGACGCCTCACTCACAATGCTGCAACTGGTGCATGAAAACTTCTCCGCTATTCTCACCGAGGAGCTCGAGAATCGACGTCAGCTTGAAAAGCACGGACTTAGGGTAAATAATTACACATCCATACAATACACATGTGCTAATATTGTAAAGCTCAAGTTAGTATGTTTAAATGCGCTTTTATGCCAGGGTAATTGAAATCATTTTCTGCCGTTTTTGTTGTCTATTTATGTAAAGGGTAAGCTATGCTAGACGACAACAACACACAACAACAATGCTACAACCTTCGCCATTCCTTAGTGCCCTCAGTCGGCGGAGATCTCTTGCTGCCAAACATGTTAAAcaccatgcttggtagcgagaggtgctgatCGGAGATCTCCTTGGTCAACGGCTCCTCGATCGGTCTCCTTCTGCAAAATTGAcatgtcacagaaggaggccgcggagcggaaGAGTGATTAGGGCCTCTGCTTATCCGCTCCCCCGCCGTAGTCGTCGCTGGGTCTAGGGGGGTTCCGTGTACACCAGGAACACCTTAAATATTTGAGGCCCGCATAGGGCGTCACGATAGCATGCGTAAGCGATCTGTAAGTGGCTACCTCTGGATTTTTAGTTGGTATTCCAGCGGGCCCAAAACAGTCAAGCCCCAAAATCCCCTCCACTTTATGTGGAGTTGATAATTATGTATATCCTCAATAATTTCCTTCAAAACGTGTATGACTACCAGACAACAAAGTGAAGTTTCTTTAGGTAACATTGCCTTCATCACAACGTTCAGAACGtcgtttttattatgtatacttTATTGCAATACATGTTTGAACTCTAAAATAAAGAGGACACTAGGGGTTACTTTGACTTGATTGATATTTACTAATCAAACATTAAAGTAAGTAGtatcactttatatatatatacatataattattgttaaatattttttaaggctCGCCCGCTTCAACCCGAACGACAAAATACACCGGGTGCCTGGAATGCAAATGATAATGAATGCGAAGTATGTCGCACAACACTATATCTATCCCGGGTGAGGTTCCATTTATTATACTTTccttattgtaatttataatattgattcaCAGAAAAATGCGACGAATATTACTTTTCGCGTTTTTGTAAAACTctgtattttaatgatattattaatgtttaaaatatttttcaggtGAGAGGTGTTTTTCGCAAAAAAAGCTCGGTCTGCCTACGTCACGCTTTGCAAGTCCTCGACAGCAaggataaaaaaattgaaaggcGTGAGACTGAAGAGTTTGAAATGGAATATTTCATCAAAACCACCGAATTAAAAGCTTTGATCTCATCAGTCATACAAAGGTTAACTTTACCACTTCAACAACAACGACAACAACAAGAAGAATAAGGTCATCCATGTGTTTTAAGTTTTGAACCTATTTTGCTGACAAGAACTAAATTAAACtagtcttaaaattaatttaaatttagaaaagcCTACTAAAATAACAAGTTAGTTATTGGCAagtttaaatgattaaatttcgtttatttttcaaTGATACATGTATAACAGTGTAAATAGATCGAAATGCGTAATAGTGT
It contains:
- the LOC126780711 gene encoding protein Jumonji isoform X1, with amino-acid sequence MKPKVQAQRKFAQGAFVPPSPNIVNTLINRRVNTGTANQSRYFFRHNTSARRLLDSISFEGIHTHKPIVVLERLENQQQFLQTEHQHDPNNDLLVPIRSEPSNIVRRLPSRRKATNQSSTACLCSTSKGEKKKVQSKRSRVKRKYPVKRIRRKTNKKKKSDMNLRSSRQASTADTDFSIDDDKPLMYYTKRGTKRNSKNQENQQATSTTNTEISQSLPAASASPNVGSVSQSTPVVQMETTKENDGFSVPVPPVQFQVPTMRAGVSQSGRPRPNTTRTGVRSGSITKYRTSTLWAGTYETVPSWLAHNRRDMGGRKQLCKRFRRFRTGSGAHLRVIVNENQDKCTLVRSYSPTSSYCASHVSESTNKSRATSPMTNANASCINLPKSPPQNMEIPETTVPRIVETFSLDDTYRNSTDLQTLVNELADTSQLETVPQPLHEILDIPKYSDLDESYSRSGAYENEAPANAFSLYSSKGIKNWMSKSEAAIAIPNNDTDSIQENCTEYSTHQYHSLQATANEVDDGAVAGPSTLYEQYDSPSPTRTPTPTPTPTPTPTPTPVQNRRSQRKTTSNTTPKNKTTRTTRQKKNMNTTQTSDRAKILEAPVFKPTEEEFKDPIAYLQKVMPEAAKFGICKIVAPPGFKPECKLDDSIRFTATNQYIGRLYSRWGPVTREICALRSFLQSQNIPFIHAPLMEGLEVNLPKLFQFLQRQGGLKAKLKSRTYLDTRKWGRLAEELRYPNINASAKKLDQIYVKYLLPYDALTQKERQELAEKMDKRWSKRNDKLLQRARNPLHRQKRLLGESESSDEDDNEETQQITATLNDAEECVIRGRLMNLVNFRKIAKTAVKIFFPSKKKTADIESQYWKLVLLGNEHVCVNTASIDTGTDGHGFTNNKNEPYGKHPWNLKMMSQHHDNVLRLLGPVLGVTLPTLQFGMIYSTSCWHRDPHGLPWMEYMHMGPPKIWYGIPDTESTRFRRAVENLCPTACQNKSIWLPSDITMIPPPLLLERKVSMARVVQKPGEYIVVLPKAYSSSICTGFTVSESVYFATSYWVKTVNHVFQELRESCEPTMFSLEQLLIALARDKDASLTMLQLVHENFSAILTEELENRRQLEKHGLRARPLQPERQNTPGAWNANDNECEVCRTTLYLSRVRGVFRKKSSVCLRHALQVLDSKDKKIERRETEEFEMEYFIKTTELKALISSVIQRLTLPLQQQRQQQEE
- the LOC126780711 gene encoding protein Jumonji isoform X2, which encodes MKPKVQAQRKFAQGAFVPPSPNIVNTLINRRVNTGTANQSRYFFRHNTSARRLLDSISFEGIHTHKPIVVLERLENQQQFLQTEHQHDPNNDLLVPIRSEPSNIVRRLPSRRKATNQSSTACLCSTSKGEKKKVQSKRSRVKRKYPVKRIRRKTNKKKKSDMNLRSSRQASTADTDFSIDDDKPLMYYTKRGTKRNSKNQENQQATSTTNTEISQSLPAASASPNVGSVSQSTPVVQMETTKENDGFSVPVPPVQFQVPTMRAGVSQSGRPRPNTTRTGVRSGSITKYRTSTLWAGTYETVPSWLAHNRRDMGGRKQLCKRFRRFRTGSGAHLRVIVNDCASHVSESTNKSRATSPMTNANASCINLPKSPPQNMEIPETTVPRIVETFSLDDTYRNSTDLQTLVNELADTSQLETVPQPLHEILDIPKYSDLDESYSRSGAYENEAPANAFSLYSSKGIKNWMSKSEAAIAIPNNDTDSIQENCTEYSTHQYHSLQATANEVDDGAVAGPSTLYEQYDSPSPTRTPTPTPTPTPTPTPTPVQNRRSQRKTTSNTTPKNKTTRTTRQKKNMNTTQTSDRAKILEAPVFKPTEEEFKDPIAYLQKVMPEAAKFGICKIVAPPGFKPECKLDDSIRFTATNQYIGRLYSRWGPVTREICALRSFLQSQNIPFIHAPLMEGLEVNLPKLFQFLQRQGGLKAKLKSRTYLDTRKWGRLAEELRYPNINASAKKLDQIYVKYLLPYDALTQKERQELAEKMDKRWSKRNDKLLQRARNPLHRQKRLLGESESSDEDDNEETQQITATLNDAEECVIRGRLMNLVNFRKIAKTAVKIFFPSKKKTADIESQYWKLVLLGNEHVCVNTASIDTGTDGHGFTNNKNEPYGKHPWNLKMMSQHHDNVLRLLGPVLGVTLPTLQFGMIYSTSCWHRDPHGLPWMEYMHMGPPKIWYGIPDTESTRFRRAVENLCPTACQNKSIWLPSDITMIPPPLLLERKVSMARVVQKPGEYIVVLPKAYSSSICTGFTVSESVYFATSYWVKTVNHVFQELRESCEPTMFSLEQLLIALARDKDASLTMLQLVHENFSAILTEELENRRQLEKHGLRARPLQPERQNTPGAWNANDNECEVCRTTLYLSRVRGVFRKKSSVCLRHALQVLDSKDKKIERRETEEFEMEYFIKTTELKALISSVIQRLTLPLQQQRQQQEE
- the LOC126780711 gene encoding protein Jumonji isoform X4 — encoded protein: MKPKVQAQRKFAQGAFVPPSPNIVNTLINRRVNTGTANQSRYFFRHNTSARRLLDSISFEGIHTHKPIVVLERLENQQQFLQTEHQHDPNNDLLVPIRSEPSNIVRRLPSRRKATNQSSTACLCSTSKGEKKKVQSKRSRVKRKYPVKRIRRKTNKKKKSDMNLRSSRQASTADTDFSIDDDKPLMYYTKRGTKRNSKNQENQQATSTTNTEISQSLPAASASPNVGSVSQSTPVVQMETTKENDGFSVPVPPVQFQVPTMRAGVSQSGRPRPNTTRTDTSQLETVPQPLHEILDIPKYSDLDESYSRSGAYENEAPANAFSLYSSKGIKNWMSKSEAAIAIPNNDTDSIQENCTEYSTHQYHSLQATANEVDDGAVAGPSTLYEQYDSPSPTRTPTPTPTPTPTPTPTPVQNRRSQRKTTSNTTPKNKTTRTTRQKKNMNTTQTSDRAKILEAPVFKPTEEEFKDPIAYLQKVMPEAAKFGICKIVAPPGFKPECKLDDSIRFTATNQYIGRLYSRWGPVTREICALRSFLQSQNIPFIHAPLMEGLEVNLPKLFQFLQRQGGLKAKLKSRTYLDTRKWGRLAEELRYPNINASAKKLDQIYVKYLLPYDALTQKERQELAEKMDKRWSKRNDKLLQRARNPLHRQKRLLGESESSDEDDNEETQQITATLNDAEECVIRGRLMNLVNFRKIAKTAVKIFFPSKKKTADIESQYWKLVLLGNEHVCVNTASIDTGTDGHGFTNNKNEPYGKHPWNLKMMSQHHDNVLRLLGPVLGVTLPTLQFGMIYSTSCWHRDPHGLPWMEYMHMGPPKIWYGIPDTESTRFRRAVENLCPTACQNKSIWLPSDITMIPPPLLLERKVSMARVVQKPGEYIVVLPKAYSSSICTGFTVSESVYFATSYWVKTVNHVFQELRESCEPTMFSLEQLLIALARDKDASLTMLQLVHENFSAILTEELENRRQLEKHGLRARPLQPERQNTPGAWNANDNECEVCRTTLYLSRVRGVFRKKSSVCLRHALQVLDSKDKKIERRETEEFEMEYFIKTTELKALISSVIQRLTLPLQQQRQQQEE
- the LOC126780711 gene encoding protein Jumonji isoform X5 is translated as MTHKVGPSSPFGNLTEQTDTQTKTGVSQSGRPRPNTTRTGVRSGSITKYRTSTLWAGTYETVPSWLAHNRRDMGGRKQLCKRFRRFRTGSGAHLRVIVNENQDKCTLVRSYSPTSSYCASHVSESTNKSRATSPMTNANASCINLPKSPPQNMEIPETTVPRIVETFSLDDTYRNSTDLQTLVNELADTSQLETVPQPLHEILDIPKYSDLDESYSRSGAYENEAPANAFSLYSSKGIKNWMSKSEAAIAIPNNDTDSIQENCTEYSTHQYHSLQATANEVDDGAVAGPSTLYEQYDSPSPTRTPTPTPTPTPTPTPTPVQNRRSQRKTTSNTTPKNKTTRTTRQKKNMNTTQTSDRAKILEAPVFKPTEEEFKDPIAYLQKVMPEAAKFGICKIVAPPGFKPECKLDDSIRFTATNQYIGRLYSRWGPVTREICALRSFLQSQNIPFIHAPLMEGLEVNLPKLFQFLQRQGGLKAKLKSRTYLDTRKWGRLAEELRYPNINASAKKLDQIYVKYLLPYDALTQKERQELAEKMDKRWSKRNDKLLQRARNPLHRQKRLLGESESSDEDDNEETQQITATLNDAEECVIRGRLMNLVNFRKIAKTAVKIFFPSKKKTADIESQYWKLVLLGNEHVCVNTASIDTGTDGHGFTNNKNEPYGKHPWNLKMMSQHHDNVLRLLGPVLGVTLPTLQFGMIYSTSCWHRDPHGLPWMEYMHMGPPKIWYGIPDTESTRFRRAVENLCPTACQNKSIWLPSDITMIPPPLLLERKVSMARVVQKPGEYIVVLPKAYSSSICTGFTVSESVYFATSYWVKTVNHVFQELRESCEPTMFSLEQLLIALARDKDASLTMLQLVHENFSAILTEELENRRQLEKHGLRARPLQPERQNTPGAWNANDNECEVCRTTLYLSRVRGVFRKKSSVCLRHALQVLDSKDKKIERRETEEFEMEYFIKTTELKALISSVIQRLTLPLQQQRQQQEE
- the LOC126780711 gene encoding protein Jumonji isoform X3: MKPKVQAQRKFAQGAFVPPSPNIVNTLINRRVNTGTANQSRYFFRHNTSARRLLDSISFEGIHTHKPIVVLERLENQQQFLQTEHQHDPNNDLLVPIRSEPSNIVRRLPSRRKATNQSSTACLCSTSKGEKKKVQSKRSRVKRKYPVKRIRRKTNKKKKSDMNLRSSRQASTADTDFSIDDDKPLMYYTKRGTKRNSKNQENQQATSTTNTEISQSLPAASASPNVGSVSQSTPVVQMETTKENDGFSVPVPPVQFQVPTMRAGVSQSGRPRPNTTRTGVRSGSITKYRTSTLWAGTYETVPSWLAHNRRDMGGRKQLCKRFRRYCASHVSESTNKSRATSPMTNANASCINLPKSPPQNMEIPETTVPRIVETFSLDDTYRNSTDLQTLVNELADTSQLETVPQPLHEILDIPKYSDLDESYSRSGAYENEAPANAFSLYSSKGIKNWMSKSEAAIAIPNNDTDSIQENCTEYSTHQYHSLQATANEVDDGAVAGPSTLYEQYDSPSPTRTPTPTPTPTPTPTPTPVQNRRSQRKTTSNTTPKNKTTRTTRQKKNMNTTQTSDRAKILEAPVFKPTEEEFKDPIAYLQKVMPEAAKFGICKIVAPPGFKPECKLDDSIRFTATNQYIGRLYSRWGPVTREICALRSFLQSQNIPFIHAPLMEGLEVNLPKLFQFLQRQGGLKAKLKSRTYLDTRKWGRLAEELRYPNINASAKKLDQIYVKYLLPYDALTQKERQELAEKMDKRWSKRNDKLLQRARNPLHRQKRLLGESESSDEDDNEETQQITATLNDAEECVIRGRLMNLVNFRKIAKTAVKIFFPSKKKTADIESQYWKLVLLGNEHVCVNTASIDTGTDGHGFTNNKNEPYGKHPWNLKMMSQHHDNVLRLLGPVLGVTLPTLQFGMIYSTSCWHRDPHGLPWMEYMHMGPPKIWYGIPDTESTRFRRAVENLCPTACQNKSIWLPSDITMIPPPLLLERKVSMARVVQKPGEYIVVLPKAYSSSICTGFTVSESVYFATSYWVKTVNHVFQELRESCEPTMFSLEQLLIALARDKDASLTMLQLVHENFSAILTEELENRRQLEKHGLRARPLQPERQNTPGAWNANDNECEVCRTTLYLSRVRGVFRKKSSVCLRHALQVLDSKDKKIERRETEEFEMEYFIKTTELKALISSVIQRLTLPLQQQRQQQEE